The Girardinichthys multiradiatus isolate DD_20200921_A chromosome Y, DD_fGirMul_XY1, whole genome shotgun sequence genome has a window encoding:
- the LOC124864133 gene encoding sodium channel protein type 4 subunit alpha B-like isoform X3: MAPLLPPVGAEVFRRLTPASLEEIQRRHEAEEREQQSRKEQKIEIAEENLPKPASDLEAGKPLPFIYGDPPPEFLNIPLEELDPFYQSQKTFIILSKGNIIYRFNADPACYLLSPLNPLRIFSIRILIHSLFSLFIMVTILTNCVFMTMSDPPAWSKTVEYVFTGIYTLEATIKVLSRGFCVGDFTFLRDPWNWLDFMVISMAYLTEFVDLGNVSALRTFRVLRALKTITVIPGLKMIVGALIQSVKKLRDVMILTVFCLSVFALIGLQLFMGNLRQKCVLIPPQSLNNHTSEEASNISLYGNNSTDYDYYMHINDPENYYYLPGQPDALLCGNSSDSGTCPDGYMCLKTGRNPNYGYTSYDSFSWAFLALFRLMTQDYWENLFHLTLRAAGKTYMIFFVVIIFLGSFYLINLILAVVAMAYAEQNEANIAEAKQKEEEYAQILEALKKREEEQLANRAALLEKEDSASQSHEQEHTMMDDFDDDQRPCPPCWYVFADIFLKWNCCSCWRWLKKVLYTIVMDPFVDLTITICIVLNTVFMAMEHYPMTEEFEELLSIGNLVFTGIFTAEMVLKLLAMDPYHYFQVGWNIFDSIIVTMSLVELGLANVQGLSVLRSFRLMRVFKLAKSWPTLNMLIKIIGNSVGALGNLTLVLAIIVFIFAVVGMQLFGKSYQDCVCRISSDCELPRWHMNDFFHAFLIIFRVLCGEWIETMWDCMEVAGQSMCLIVFMMVLVIGNLVVLNLFLALLLSSFSGGNLSAPEDEGENNLQIAINRISRAIAWTKTWFLKHIWTVVLKKNNVNADTTAVTCEEGGKSKEALALTIITLEQPMVQVQTPRIDVSNLSSYYQNITSLKVPIAEAESDFEIPDNEDDEEDEDNIEEQLHQGDEGSVCSTVQRLPEVPKEEEEDDTPEDCCTEKCYSRCPWLDIDMSQNRGKFWYNFRKTCFTIVEHNYFETFIIFMILLSSGALAFEDIYIEQRRVIKIILEYADQVFTYVFVVEMVLKWVAYGFKTYFTNAWCWLDFLIVDVSLVSLTANILGYSELGAIKSLRTLRALRPLRALSRFEGMRVVVNALVGAIPSIFNVLLVCLIFWLIFSIMGVNLFAGKFYYCFNKTSEDVFHIDQVNNKTECFELIQQNFTEVHWKNSKINFDNVGMGYLSLLQVATFKGWMNIMYSAVDSRQVESQPYYEDNLYMYMYFVCFIIFGSFFTLNLFIGVIIDNFNQQKAKLGGTDLFMTEEQKKYYNAMKKLGSKKPQKPVPRPKNKFQGLVFDLVTKQFFDILIMVLICLNMVTMMVETDEQSQEKEAILYWVNLVFIIIFTTECCLKMIALRKHYFNVGWNIFDFVVVILSVIGLLLADIIEKYFVSPTLFRVIRLARIGRILRLIRGAKGIRTLLFALMMSLPALFNIGLLLFLIMFIFSIFGMSNFAYVKKEGMIDDIFNFESFGNSMICMFMITTSAGWDGLLYPIMNTPPDCDPYFENPGSPVKGNCGSPAVGIVFFTSYIIMSFLVVVNMYIAIILENFNVATEESSDPLSEDDFDMFYETWEKFDPQASQFIHYSELSDLCDALQDPMRIPKPNTIKLIQMDLPLVPGDKIHCMDILLALTAEVLGESEAMDALKATIEEKFMASNPSKVLYEPISNTLRRKHEELAATLIQRAYRRHLLQRVLKLASYKYRERTEGRQDDLSPPETEGFLCKRMNQLYGDSETVAAASDEGRSIHVEPQRDILLHSAPPHSDCNFLQDESLTESMIQSQTNSNQECFLSKM; the protein is encoded by the exons ATGGCACCTCTGTTGCCCCCTGTTGGTGCGGAGGTGTTTAGACGTTTAACACCAGCTTCACTGGAGGAAATTCAACGACGGCATGAAGCTGAAGAGAGAGAGCAGCAAAGCAGAAAGGAGCAGAAGATCGAG ATAGCAGAGGAAAATCTTCCTAAACCAGCAAGTGATCTGGAAGCTGGGAAGCCCCTGCCCTTTATTTATGGAGACCCACCCCCAGAGTTTCTCAACATCCCATTGGAGGAGTTGGACCCCTTCTACCAATCACAGAAG ACCTTCATCATACTCAGTAAAGGAAACATCATCTACAGGTTTAATGCTGATCCTGCCTGTTACCTGCTGAGTCCTTTAAACCCTCTGAGGATCTTCTCCATCAGGATCCTCATCCATTC tttatTCAGTCTCTTCATCATGGTGACAATCCTGACCAACTGTGTGTTCATGACCATGAGTGATCCTCCAGCATGGAGCAAGACGGTGGa ATACGTGTTCACAGGGATCTACACGCTCGAGGCAACCATCAAAGTGTTGTCCAGAGGATTCTGTGTGGGAGACTTCACCTTCCTGAGAGATCCGTGGAACTGGCTGGACTTCATGGTCATCAGCATGGC ATACCTGACAGAGTTTGTTGACTTGGGAAATGTTTCTGCACTGAGGACTTTCAGAGTTCTCCGAGCCCTGAAAACGATCACAGTAATCCCTG GTTTAAAGATGATTGTCGGAGCTCTCATCCAATCAGTGAAGAAGCTGCGTGACGTCATGATTCTGACCGTGTTTTGTCTCAGTGTCTTTGCTCTGATTGGTCTTCAGCTTTTCATGGGAAACCTTAGACAAAAATGTGTACTGATCCCACCACAGTCACTCAACAACCACACATCAGAGGAAGCATCCAACATCAGTCTCTATGGAAACAACAGCACTGACTATGATTACTACATGCACATTAACGACCCAG AGAATTACTACTACCTACCTGGTCAACCTGATGCTTTGCTGTGTGGAAACAGCTCTGATTCAGG AACCTGTCCAGATGGCTACATGTGTCTGAAGACCGGGAGAAACCCAAACTACGGTTATACCAGCTACGACTCTTTCAGCTGGGCGTTTCTGGCGCTGTTCAGACTCATGACCCAGGACTACTGGGAAAACCTGTTCCACCTG ACACTGCGAGCAGCAGGCAAAACCTACATGATCTTCTTCGTGGTCATCATTTTCCTTGGTTCCTTCTACCTCATTAATCTCATCCTGGCGGTGGTTGCCATGGCGTACGCTGAGCAGAACGAGGCTAACATTGCTGAggccaaacaaaaagaagaggAGTACGCCCAGATCCTGGAGGCGCTGAagaagagagaagaggag CAGTTGGCCAACAGGGCAGCACTCTTGGAAAAAGAAGACTCTGCATCACAGAGCCATGAACAGGAGCACACTATGATGGACG ACTTTGATGACGACCAGAGACCATGTCCTCCATGCTGGTATGTGTTTGCTGATATCTTCCTGAAGTGGAACTGTTGCAGCTGTTGGAGATGGCTGAAAAAAGTTCTCTATACTATTGTCATGGATCCATTTGTGGACCTCACCATCACCATCTGCATTGTCCTCAACACCGTCTTCATGGCCATGGAGCATTATCCGATGACTGAGGAGTTCGAGGAGCTTCTCAGCATTGGAAATCTG GTCTTTACAGGGATCTTTACAGCCGAGATGGTTCTCAAACTTCTGGCAATGGATCCATATCATTACTTCCAG GTGGGCTGGAACATCTTTGACAGCATCATTGTCACCATGAGTCTTGTGGAGCTGGGGCTGGCTAACGTTCAGGGTCTGTCTGTGCTGCGGTCCTTCAGATTG ATGAGAGTCTTTAAGCTGGCCAAATCATGGCCGACTCTCAACATGTTGATAAAGATTATCGGGAACTCTGTGGGAGCGCTGGGAAACTTAACGCTGGTACTCGCCATTATTGTCTTCATCTTCGCTGTCGTTGGGATGCAGCTGTTTGGAAAGAGCTACCAAGATTGCGTCTGTCGCATTTCATCCGACTGTGAGCTTCCTCGCTGGCACATGAACGACTTCTTTCATGccttcctcatcatcttcagGGTTCTTTGTGGCGAGTGGATTGAGACCATGTGGGACTGTATGGAGGTCGCAGGGCAGTCTATGTGTCTGATTGTCTTCATGATGGTGCTGGTGATTGGCAACCTGGTG GTCCTGAATCTGTTCCTGGCCTTGTTGCTGAGCTCATTCAGTGGTGGCAATCTTTCTGCTCCAGAAGACGAAGGAGAAAACAATCTCCAGATTGCGATAAACCGGATCAGCAGGGCTATAGCCTGGACCAAGACCTGGTTCCTCAAACATATCTGGACTGTGGTGTTAAAGAAGAACAATGTGAATGCAGACACAACTG CTGTGACCTGCGAGGAAGGCGGTAAATCGAAGGAAGCTTTAGCTCTAACAATCATAACTTTAGAACAGCCAATGGTACAAGTCCAAACCCCGAGAATTGACGTTTCCAACCTGAGCAGCTACTACCAAAACATCACATCTCTCAAGGTCCCCATTGCTGAGGCCGAGTCTGACTTTGAGATTCCTGataatgaagatgatgaggaggatGAGGATAATATAGAAGAACAGCTCCATCAA GGTGATGAGGGTTCGGTCTGCAGCACCGTGCAGAGACTTCCTGAAGTCCcaaaggaagaagaagaagatgacaCTCCTGAAGACTGTTGCACAGAAA AGTGTTACAGTCGCTGTCCGTGGCTGGATATAGACATGTCCCAGAACAGAGGAAAGTTCTGGTATAATTTCAGGAAAACTTGCTTCACCATCGTAGAGCACAACTACTTTGAGACGTTCATCATCTTCATGATCCTGCTGAGCAGTGGAGCGCTG GCTTTTGAGGACATCTACATTGAGCAGCGCCGGGTCATCAAGATAATTCTGGAATATGCAGATCAGGTTTTCACTTACGTGTTTGTGGTGGAGATGGTTCTCAAGTGGGTTGCCTATGGTTTCAAGACCTACTTCACCAACGCTTGGTGCTGGCTGGACTTCCTCATTGTAGAT GTGTCTCTGGTGTCACTGACAGCAAACATTCTGGGATACTCTGAGCTGGGGGCCATCAAGTCTCTGAGGACTCTGAGAGCACTAAGGCCTCTCAGGGCCTTGTCTCGCTTTGAGGGCATGAGG GTGGTGGTTAATGCCTTGGTTGGTGCCATACCCTCGATCTTCAATGTGCTGCTGGTCTGTTTGATCTTCTGGCTCATTTTTAGCATCATGGGTGTGAACCTGTTTGCAGGGAAGTTTTATTACTGTTTCAACAAAACATCAGAGGACGTGTTCCACATTGACCAAGTCAACAATAAGACCGAGTGTTTCGAGCTGATTCAGCAAAACTTCACCGAGGTCCACTGGAAGAACAGCAAGATCAACTTCGACAACGTAGGGATGGGCTACCTATCACTGCTACAAGTG GCCACGTTTAAAGGCTGGATGAACATCATGTATTCAGCGGTGGATTCCAGACAG GTGGAGTCCCAGCCATATTACGAGGACAACCTGTATATGTACATGTACTTTGTGTGCTTCATCATCTTTGGCTCCTTCTTCACCCTCAACCTCTTCATCGGAGTCATCATCGACAATTTCAACCAGCAGAAAGCAAAG CTCGGAGGAACAGATTTATTTATGACTGAAGAACAGAAGAAATACTACAATGCCATGAAGAAACTGGGCTCAAAGAAGCCTCAGAAACCTGTTCCTCGACCTAAA AACAAGTTTCAGGGTCTAGTCTTTGACCTTGTGACCAAACAGTTTTTTGATATCCTCATTATGGTGTTGATCTGCCTCAACATGGTGACAATGATGGTGGAAACAGATGAACAGAGTCAGGAGAAGGAAGCCATTCTGTACTGGGTCAACCTCgtcttcatcatcatcttcaccACAGAGTGCTGCCTCAAGATGATCGCTCTGCGGAAGCACTACTTTAATGTCGGCTGGAACATATTTGATTTTGTGGTGGTTATACTGTCCGTCATTG GCCTTCTTCTTGCTGACATAATCGAGAAGTATTTTGTTTCTCCCACTCTCTTCCGTGTGATCCGATTGGCTCGCATTGGCCGGATCCTTCGTCTCATTCGGGGAGCCAAGGGAATCCGAACGCTGTTATTTGCCTTAATGATGTCACTTCCTGCCCTCTTCAACATTGGcctgctcctcttcctcatcaTGTTCATTTTCTCCATCTTCGGCATGTCTAACTTTGCCTACGTGAAGAAGGAGGGCATGATTGACGACATCTTCAACTTTGAGAGCTTTGGGAATAGTATGATCTGTATGTTCATGATCACTACGTCAGCTGGATGGGATGGTCTGCTATATCCTATCATGAACACACCTCCTGACTGTGATCCATACTTTGAAAACCCAGGCTCACCTGTCAAAGGAAACTGTGGTAGCCCAGCAGTGGGCATCGTCTTCTTCACCTCATACATCATCATGTCCTTTTTGGTGGTGGTCAACATGTACATTGCCATCATCCTGGAGAACTTTAATGTTGCCACAGAAGAGAGCTCAGATCCACTGTCTGAGGATGACTTTGATATGTTCTATGAAACCTGGGAGAAGTTTGACCCTCAAGCTTCGCAATTCATACACTACAG TGAGCTGTCAGACCTCTGTGATGCTCTACAGGATCCCATGAGGATTCCCAAACCCAATACCATCAAACTGATACAAATGGATCTGCCTTTAGTTCCAGGAGACAAGATCCACTGTATGGACATCCTGCTAGCCCTCACTGCAGAG gTTTTGGGTGAATCTGAGGCAATGGATGCTCTAAAGGCCACCATAGAGGAGAAATTCATGGCCAGCAATCCCTCAAAG GTGCTGTATGAACCAATCAGCAACACCTTGCGCAGGAAACATGAGGAGTTGGCTGCAACATTGATCCAGAGAGCCTACAGGAGACACCTCCTGCAGCGAGTGCTCAAACTAGCGTCCTACAAGTACAGAGAGAGGACAGAGGGACGGCAAGACGATCTGTCTCCACCAGAGACAGAAGGATTCCTCTGTAAACGAATGAACCAGCTGTACGGAGACAGCGAGACAGTTGCAGCTGCATCAGATGAAGGCCGGAGCATCCATGTGGAGCCACAGAGGGACATTCTCCTCCACTCTGCTCCTCCACACAGCGACTGCAACTTTCTACAAGATGAGAGCCTGACAGAGTCGATGATTCAGTCTCAGACAAACTCAAATCAGGAGTGTTTCTTGTCAAAGATGTAG